One Cyanobacteria bacterium QS_8_64_29 genomic window, GCGCATCGAGCGCATCATCAAAGGCAACCCGGACCGCCAGGTGCAGTTTTTGATCGCCGGCAAAGCCCATCCCAAAGACATGCCGGGCAAGGAGCTGATTCGCAGCATCGTGCACGTGGCCCGCGAGCGCGGCTTGCAAGACCATATCGTGTTCCTGCCCGATTACGACATCAAACTGGCGCGTGCCATGGTCGCCGGCTGCGACGTTTGGCTCAACACGCCGCGCCGGCCGCGGGAGGCCTCCGGCACCTCGGGCATGAAGGCTGCCCTCAACGGCGTCCCCAACTTGAGCATTCTGGATGGCTGGTGGGATGAGGCCGACTACGTTAGTACCGGATGGCCCATCGGCCAGGGCGAGATCTACGACGATACCGAGTACCAGGACGAAGTTGAGGCCAATACCCTCTACGACTTGCTGGAGCAAGAAATCGTCCCGCTGTTCTACGAACGCGATCGCGATGGCGTGCCGCGTGGCTGGGTGCGCAAGATGAAAAACGCCATCCGCAAAAACACGCCCCAGTTCAACACGGCGCGCATGGTCCGCGACTACGCCTTGCGCGGGTATTTCCCCACCAGCGATCGCTGCTTCGCCATGCAGGCAGATGGCTATCAGCCCGCCAAGGAACTGGCGCGCTGGAAGCAGGCGCTATTCGAGCGCTGGTACAACATCAAAATTCGCTCGGTCGATGTCTCAGCCCCGAGCGAGCTAACGGTCAACGAATCGGTCAGCGTCAAAGCCCAAATTGATCTGGCTGGAGTGCAGCCGGACGATGTCAGCGTCGAGCTCTATCAGGGCTCGGTCGATACCGAGGGCCACATCGTCAACGGCACGGCCCTGCCCATGCAGCATCAAGGAACGGACCAGCAGGGGTGCGCCGTGTATACGGCTGAGTTTGCCTACCAGAGCAGCGGGTTGCAGGGGCTGTCGCTGCGCATCTTGCCCCACCACCGCAACCTGGCCAACCCGCACGAGCTGGGCCTGATCCTGACGGCCCAGGAGTAGGCAGCCGTTACTCGCGGCGATGGGCGGCCTGCTCCAGCAGCGAGCGCGCAAAGGCCATGGCTTCTTGCGCCGAGCGGCCGCCGGCAAGTTGGGCCAGTTCCTCGCAGCGCCCGTCAGGCTGCTGCAGGGGCGTCACGCGCACTGCCGTCCGGGCGCCATCGCCGCCATCCGCTGCCTCTGTCACGTGCTTGTCGACCCGGAAATGCCAGTCCGCCATAGCCGCTACCAGCGGCTGGTGGGTGACGCACAGCACTTGGTGCCGCTGCCCCAGCTGGTGCAGCTTGTCGGCGATCGCGCTGGCCACGCGCCCCGAGACCCCCGTATCGATCTCGTCGAATACCAGCGTCCCGGCCTGAACGGCCGCATGGGAAAAGCAAGCCTTGAGCGCCAGCAAAAACCGGTTCATCTCGCCGCCGGAGGCTGTCTCGGCCAGCGGTTGCAGCGGCTCGCCGGGGTTGGGGCTAAAGGCAAAGGTGACGCGATCGGCGCCGCTGGCACTGGGTTCGGCCGCTTCCACCCAGCAGCGGAACCGGACCTTGTCCATTGCCAGGGGCTCGAGCTCGCGCACCAGCTGGGCTTCGAGCTGGTGCGCGGCCGCTTGGCGCTGTTGGCTGAGCTCGCGGCAGGCCGATTGCAGGGCAGCATGGCGCTCCGCAACGGCTTGCTCTAACTCGGCCAGCGACTGGCCCGAGGCAGTCAGCTCGTCCAGCTCGGCTTGCAAGTTGCGGGCGCGCTCGATGGCTTCGGCCAGGGTGGGGCCGTACTTGCGGCAAATCTGCTTGAGGGTGCGAATGCGCGCCTCGATCTGGTTCAAGCGCTCGGGATCGGTCTCGAGGGTCTCGGTGTAAGCGCCGATCTGGCGGCCGGCCTCCACCGCTTGGTTGAGCGCGCCTCGCACCATCTCCAGCACGGGCTCAATCTGGGCATCATACTGGGCCATGGCGCTCAGCTGCGACTCGGCCTCACCGAGCAAGTCGGTGCCGGTGGGATCGCCGCTGTCGCTTTGGTACAAGGCTTGGTAAGCGCGATACCCCAACTGCTGCAGCTCGACGGCGTGGGCGAGGCGCTCGCGATCGCGCTCCAGCTGCTCCAGTTCCGCCGGATCGCTCAGCGCCGCCTCGGCCAACTCGCGGCACTGCTGCTGCAACCAATCAATGCGCTGCTGGCGCTGCTGCTGGGATTGCTGCCGCTGCGCCCAGGCTTGGTAGGCGTGGCGGTAGTCCTGATAAGCCGAAGCAACGGTGGCTTTCTGTTGCTGCAGCGCGGCATCGCCATAGCCATCGAGCAGCGTCCGCTGCGCTGCCTCGCTCGCCAGCTGCGTCGTTTGCCCCTGCGCTGTAACATCGAGTAGCTTCGGGCGCAACTGGACCACCAATTGGCGGTTGACGGCTGCGCCGTTGATGCGCGCGCGCGATCGCAGCCCGTTGCGTCCCAGCGTGAGCTCGCGGCGGCAGCAGATGTTGCCCCCCTCGAGCAGGGCAATGCCCTGCTGTTGCAACCTAGCCTCGGCAGCTGGGGTGGCTTGGAACGTTGCTTCGATGCTCGCCCGCTTGCATCCCGCACGCAGCAAACCGCTGGTTAGTTTGCCACCCAGGGCGGCATCCAGGGCATCCAAGACGATTGATTTGCCAGCTCCCGTCTCGCCGGTCAGGACGTTGAGACCGGGCCCAAACGCCAGCTCCAGCTCGTCAATGAGGGCAAAGTTGTGAATCCGCAGGGACAGCAGCATGGCATTCGCTCGGGCCGTTGCCTGCCACCTGTAAAGCGGCGCGATGCGCGGCTCGCGCGCTCGGCTCTGGCAGCGCCCGGTACTGTTACAATCTTTAACATCATTGCCGCTGTCGGCCCCGGACATTATGACGCACAACACGGCGACCGCAGCCGACCAGGCACGCAACGGCCAATCCCAATCGGCCCTGCCCGAACCTTCGGCAGCTGAGGCGCCGGAATTCCACTACGGCTGGTCACGCACGCCCTCAAGCGAGCAGTGGCGCTACGACCCCGAGGCCATCAACGCGCGCTTTCAAGGGCAGCCGCTGCAAGTCCTGGGACGCATTGTCGGCGTGCTGCTACCAGCAAGCGCCTTTGGGGCCAAGTTGCTCTGGGACAAGCTGCGCGGCCGCTCAGTGCGCAACGAGCAACGCCGCGCCATCCAGCTGCGGGAGTTGCTGACCAACTTGGGACCCACCTACATCAAAATCGGCCAAGCGCTCTCCACGCGCCCAGATTTGGCCCCGCCCACTTATTTGGACGAGCTGGCGCAGCTGCAGGATCAGCTGTCGCCCTTTGCCAATGAGGTGGCGTTTCAGTTCATCGAAGAGGAGCTGGGCGCACCGCCGCAGCAGATTTACGCCGAGCTCTCGCCCGATCCGGTTGCTGCGGCCTCGCTAGGGCAGGTATATCGGGGCAAGCTCAAAACCGGCGAACCCGTTGCCGTCAAAGTCCAGCGCCCGGACCTGCACCGGCGGATCGCGCTCGATATCTACATCCTGCGCAAGCTGGCGTTCTGGGTCAAAGACAACGTCAAGCGAGTTCGCAGCGATCTGGTGGCCATTCTGGATGAGTTTGCCGGCCGCATCTTCGAGGAGATGAACTACCTCCACGAAGGCGAAAACGCCGAGCGGTTCGCGCAGCTCTACGGCCACCTCCCCGACATCTACGTGCCCGCCATCTACTGGGAGTACACCGGGCGGCGCGTGCTGACCATGGAGTGGGTGATCGGCACCAAACTCACCGATCCGCAAGCGATCCAGGCGCAAGGCATCGAGGCCACACATCTGGTCGAGGTGGGGGTGGAGTGCTCGCTGCGTCAGCTGCTGGAGTACGGCTTTTTCCACGCCGACCCGCACCCCGGCAACCTGCTGGCCACCCCCGAGGGCAACCTGGCGTATTTGGAC contains:
- the recN gene encoding DNA repair protein RecN; this translates as MLLSLRIHNFALIDELELAFGPGLNVLTGETGAGKSIVLDALDAALGGKLTSGLLRAGCKRASIEATFQATPAAEARLQQQGIALLEGGNICCRRELTLGRNGLRSRARINGAAVNRQLVVQLRPKLLDVTAQGQTTQLASEAAQRTLLDGYGDAALQQQKATVASAYQDYRHAYQAWAQRQQSQQQRQQRIDWLQQQCRELAEAALSDPAELEQLERDRERLAHAVELQQLGYRAYQALYQSDSGDPTGTDLLGEAESQLSAMAQYDAQIEPVLEMVRGALNQAVEAGRQIGAYTETLETDPERLNQIEARIRTLKQICRKYGPTLAEAIERARNLQAELDELTASGQSLAELEQAVAERHAALQSACRELSQQRQAAAHQLEAQLVRELEPLAMDKVRFRCWVEAAEPSASGADRVTFAFSPNPGEPLQPLAETASGGEMNRFLLALKACFSHAAVQAGTLVFDEIDTGVSGRVASAIADKLHQLGQRHQVLCVTHQPLVAAMADWHFRVDKHVTEAADGGDGARTAVRVTPLQQPDGRCEELAQLAGGRSAQEAMAFARSLLEQAAHRRE